In one Dama dama isolate Ldn47 chromosome 5, ASM3311817v1, whole genome shotgun sequence genomic region, the following are encoded:
- the USH1G gene encoding pre-mRNA splicing regulator USH1G has translation MNDQYHRAARDGYLELLKEATRKELNAPDEDGMTPTLWAAYHGNLESLRLIVSRGGDPDKCDIWGNTPLHLAASNGHLHCLSFLVSFGANIWCLDNDYHTPLDMAAMKGHMECVRYLDSIAAKQSGLSPKLVGKLKDKAFREAERRVRECAKLQRKHHERMERRYRRELAERADSLSFSSLTSSTLSGRLQHLALAGHLPYSQATLHGTAKAGKTKIQRKLERRKQGGEGTFKISEDGRKSVRSLSGLQLGSDVMFVRQGSYANPKEWGRAPLRDMFLSDEDSVSRATLAAEPAHSEVSTDSGHDSLFTRPGLGTMVFRRNYLSSGLHGLGREDAALDGAGPPRGRLQSSPSLDDDSLGSANSLQDRSCGEELPWDELDLGLDEDLEPETSPLETFLASLHMEDFTSLLQQEKIDLEALMLCSDLDLRSISVPLGPRKKILGAVRRRRQALERPPALEDTEL, from the exons ATGAACGACCAGTACCACCGGGCGGCCCGGGACGGCTACCTGGAACTCCTCAAGGAGGCCACCAGGAAGGAGCTGAACGCCCCCGACGAGGATGGCATGACCCCCACCCTCTGGGCCGCCTACCACGGCAACCTGGAGTCGCTGCGCCTCATTGTGAGCCGGGG GGGTGACCCGGACAAGTGCGACATCTGGGGCAACACGCCCCTGCACTTGGCGGCCTCCAATGGCCACCTGCACTGCCTCTCCTTCCTGGTGTCCTTCGGGGCCAACATCTGGTGCCTGGACAACGACTACCACACGCCGCTGGACATGGCCGCCATGAAGGGCCACATGGAATGCGTGCGCTACCTGGACTCCATCGCGGCCAAGCAGAGCGGCCTCAGCCCCAAGCTGGTGGGCAAGCTGAAGGACAAGGCCTTCCGCGAGGCGGAGCGGCGCGTCCGCGAGTGCGCCAAGCTGCAGCGCAAGCACCACGAGCGCATGGAGCGGCGCTACCGGCGCGAGCTGGCCGAGCGCGCCGACTCGCTCAGCTTCTCCAGCCTCACGTCCAGCACCCTGAGCGGCCGGCTGCAGCATCTGGCGCTCGCCGGCCACCTGCCCTACTCGCAGGCCACCCTGCACGGCACCGCCAAGGCGGGCAAGACCAAGATCCAGCGGAAGCTGGAGCGCCGCAAGCAGGGCGGCGAGGGCACCTTCAAGATCTCCGAGGACGGCCGCAAGAGCGTGCGCTCGCTCTCGGGCCTGCAGCTGGGCAGCGACGTGATGTTCGTGCGCCAGGGCTCCTACGCCAACCCCAAGGAGTGGGGCCGCGCCCCGCTCCGGGACATGTTCCTCTCCGACGAGGACAGCGTCTCCCGTGCCACGCTGGCGGCCGAGCCTGCGCACTCGGAGGTCAGCACCGACTCCGGCCACGACTCCCTGTTTACCCGCCCGGGCCTGGGCACCATGGTGTTCCGCAGAAACTACCTGAGCAGCGGGCTGCACGGCCTGGGCCGCGAGGACGCGGCGCTGGACGGCGCGGGCCCGCCGCGGGGGCGGCTGCAGAGCTCCCCCAGCCTCGACGACGACAGCCTGGGCAGTGCCAACAGCCTGCAGGACCGCAGCTGTGGGGAGGAGCTGCCCTGGGACGAGCTGGACTTGGGCCTGGATGAGGACCTGGAGCCCGAGACCAGCCCGCTggagacgttcctggcctccctGCACATGGAGGACTTCACCTCCCTCCTGCAGCAGGAGAAGATAGACCTCGAGGCGCTCATGCTCTGCTCGGACCTCGACCTCCGCAGCATCAGCGTGCCCCTGGGGCCCCGCAAGAAGATCCTGGGCGCCGTGCGGAGGCGGAGGCAGGCGCTGGAGCGCCCGCCGGCCCTGGAGGACACCGAGCTGTGA